In Pseudemcibacter aquimaris, the sequence TGGCGGATGCTTGCTCATTCGTTATTGCAAGAAATTCTGCCGGAAAGTTTTGCCATTCAGCTTTTACACCCTTGCCACCAGAAAGCTTTGTCAGTTTACGCCATGGCGGCGATTGATACGGCGTCATGGCTCTCCTGATGCGTTACGGGTTGTGTGCTGTCTTCTTCCTCTTTCTGTTCATTCACAAAGCCACGTTTCCGCAACCATGTTTCAATCAGGTGAGAATCTTCCTTACGGTCAAAATTGGCCACATTCGGTGTTCGTACCTTGACCATGCGTGGACGTTTGGCGTTTTCAAACTTCACCGAAAAGCTGGCCGAAACCAGTCTGCCAAAATTTGGAAATTCACGATCTCTTGAAGCTAAGGACGCAAACACATCATTTGAGCGTAACGTCTGTTTGTCATTATAAGGCCCCAGAAACTGGTGTTGGATTTCGACTAATTTAATATCTTCCAGCCCATCAATATCAGCACAGGCCAAAGCATCAACGCCATTATCGATGAGTGGCTGCAATGTATATTTTTCAGCGCCCGGAAAATATTCAGCCTGACCGAACAGATGCTGGCTGAACAAATCCAAATACATGCTGCGCTCTTTCTTGGCGCTTGATTTATTGAATATTGCTAGCTCATTGTTTGGACGATCATATATCAGCACATCATGAAATTCTGGACGATAGAAAATTGTCTTTGATTTTCCGTCTTCAATCTTGCCTTCGCGTTTAAAAGGCATTCCATGATGAACCAAGAAATATATCTTATCTTCATCATCGGCGCTCACTGCCAAAATGCGGCAGCCAGTCCCACGCTTATTTTTAGAGAACCAAACATCCATCTCCTTCTCAAGAGCGGTAAGAACTTCTTGCTTCGGAACACCGAATTCATCTGGCGCTTTCTTGTCTGACATGAAGTACATGAATGACTTTGGTTTTAGCAACAGCACTTCGGCATGTGGGCGCTTTAAAAGCTCAGGATCATGCAGCCATAGCGTTAGAGCGAGATCAGCCGGAGAAACGTCATCTTGCGTTTCAATTTTATTTTCTTCTGCAAGCCCATGAAGCTGTTCAAAATGATCATCATCGGACATTTCCTGAATAAAAAATAACGCCTCCACAAAATTAATATCGATATCGTCTGTGGGTTCCAGCAGCACTCGGCTTAAGCACTCGAAATCCAGCTCGCTATCTTCATCTAACTCAAAGCTGAACCCGCGCCCGGTCAGGTAGCTTTCATAACGCTTAAGAAAAGTGATCAGATTATCTTGCTGGATGTTTTTCAAAACATCAGGTTGGGCAAAACGTCGTAAATTATAGGTGCTCATGTGGTTATCCTCCTTGGGGGTTCGTCTAGGAGGGCCTCGGTGTCAACACCCGAGCATACATGTAAGACCTTCCCAATTATTTTAAGTTCATCTTGTTGTCCTATGATGATGGGTTTTAGTTTCTGATTTTCAGGGCGCAGTTCAATATGCTCCCCTTCAATGCTCAGCCGCTTTACAGTGGCCTCTTCGCCGACCATGGCCACCACAATATCGCTGTTTTCAGCAATCGGTTGCTGGCGCACAACAACGTAATCGCCCTCGAAAATATCAGCATCGATCATGCTGTCACCTTGCACTTTGAGCGCAAAGCACTTCCCGCGCAGAACATTATTCGGCACCATGACCTGACCAATCTTGTTTTCAAGGGCGAGAATCGGTTGGCCAGCCGCAACCATCCCTAAAACAGGAACAGCCGTTAGGTTGGTCTTATCCGGTGTTTGTGCGTGGAGAATTTCGATAGACCGCGCTTTTCGCGCTTGCCTGCGAATATAGCCTTTATCTTCCAGACGCTTGAGCCCTTCAAACACACTGGGCGCTTTCACACCCAATTCCACAGCAAGCTCTTGTACCGTGGGCGACATCCCCATGGCACGTTTCAGGCGTTCAATGGCCTGTAATAGCGTATTCTGTGCGTTTGTCAGTTGCTCCATAGCATCCTTTCAATTTTGGCTAATGACCTAATATAAATTAGGCTTACGATTTTCACAAGCCTAATTTGATTCAATGCACAGCATTGACTGAACCGACAGTTTTCAGGTCATTTCAGTAAGTAACTCCTTGAACGACGCAATAATTCTCAAGGAGGTTCGCCCATGTCTTCACTTTCCCCAAACCTAATAAATGAGCGAGATCGCCGCACCGAAGTGGCGCGTTTGCTGGCGCTTGGCATCCTGCGCCGCAAGATCCGTCTAAACCGTCAGTTCGAGCCAACAAATCCCTCTAATTCATTGGACTTCAGGGTTTTTCCAAGCGTTCATGCCCATGACGAAGAACCAAAAAACCAAGGAGAAACAGATGGATAAAACACTTCTGGCGCGTGTGGCCGCACTCCCAAACATGCCGCTATCAGACCTGAAAGCATTATGGCGGGATGTGTATCAGGACGAACCACCCGGCGGCCATAAAAGCCACATTGTCCGCAGACTGGCTTATCGCCTGCAGGAGCTTGCATATGGCGTTGATCCGCAGATTGAGAACCGGATCGAACAGCAGGCCAATGATTTATTCGGATCGGGCAAGAAAGCAAAATCGAAGCGTAAAACACAATATCAGCGGCCCATCCCCGGCACCAAACTCGTCCGGGAATATAAGGGCATCGAATATCAGGTCACCATTTTAGAAGAAGGCTACGAATATGCAGGCTGTTTATACAAAAGCCTGTCGAAAGTTGCGCTGGCTATAACGGGCAGCAGCTGGTCAGGACCTGCCTTCTTCGGATTAAACAACAAAGCACAAGGAGGCAAACATTGAGCACAACCACACCGAAAAAACGCTGCGCGATTTATACGCGCAAATCTACTGAAGAAGGCTTGGACATGGAATTCAACAGCCTTGATGCTCAGCGCGAGGCTTGTGAATCCTATATTGCCTCACAAAAACATGAAGGCTGGTTCCAGCTTCCTGATGAATATGATGATGGCGGCTTTACAGGCGGCAATATGGATCGCCCGGCCTTAAAGCGTCTGATGGACGATATCAAAAGCGGCCTGATTGATACGGTTGTTGTGTACAAGGTTGACCGCTTGTCGCGCTCCTTGGCTGATTTTGCCAAACTGATCGATCTGTTCGATGAGCACAAAGTGTCCTTTGTCTCTGTTACCCAGCAATTCAACACCACCACATCAATGGGTCGTCTAACGCTGAATATTCTACTCAGCTTTGCCCAGTTTGAGCGTGAAGTAATTGGCGAACGCATCCGCGATAAATTGGCAGCCTCCAAACGCAAAGGCATGTGGATGGGTGGTGTCACGCCCATGGGCTATGTGGTGAAAAACCGTGAGCTTGTGATCGAGCCTGATGAGGCTGAGGGCATCCGCAAAATATTTGATCTGTTTTTGATGACCAAGTCGCCCACAGAGATGGCAAAGATGTTGCCGCGCATGGGGGTTTTAAGCAAGAAGCGTACGACTAAAAACGGACGCGTCATTGGTGGCAAGGCACTAGATAAAGGTGGCCTCTATAAGATTCTGCAAAACCCCATCTATATCGGAAAAATCAAACATAAGGACCAAATCTACGAGGGCCGCCATCCGGCCATCATTGACATGGATACGTGGAATAAAGTCCGCGCCATCATGAAAGAAAACACCATCAACCGAGGCGCAATCACACGCAAGAAAACCAAGGCCATTTTGATGGGGCTTTTGAAATGCGGTGAATGTGAATGCTCTCTGGTGCCAAGCCATACCCGTAAAAAAGGCGGCAGGCTTTATCGCTATTACACCTGCGAGCACTATCGCAAAGGTATCAACCCTGATTGCAAAGTTCGTAATGTCAGTGCCAGTGAGATGGAAGCTTTGATCCTGGCGCAGCTACAAGCCGTTTTTGCATCACCTGAAATGATCGTTGAGACATGGCGCGAGGCATACAAAGAAGATGAAAGCGTGACTGAAACGGAAGTCCGGGACGCGCTTGGCAATATTGTACCGATCTGGAAGGAGCTTTTTCCGGCAGAGCAGCAACGTATTCTTGAGCTGATGATTGAGAAAGTCATCGTCAATTATGAATATGTCGATGTCCGTATCCGGGCAGATGGCATGCTCAGCCTTGCACGAGAATTGGACGAACAAGAAAAGCGCCTCCAAGGAATTTCAACCAAACAATTGGAGGAGCAAGCATGGATGCACGCATAAAAATGATGGAAGGCAATGTGATCTCGGTTCGGGTGCCGATAAAAATCAAACGCTACGGCGGCAAAAAACTGATTTTATTTCCTGAAGGTGCTCATATGACTGCACCGCAGGAAGATTCGAAACCCGACGAGACGCTCGTTAGAGCCTTGGCCAAAGCCTATTACTGGCAGAACCTGATTGATACCGGGCGCTATAAATCCATCGATGACATGTCGCGCCAGCGCAAAATCAATTCCTCTTATATGTCGCGGATACTGCGCCTCAATCAACTCGCCCCCCAGATTAAAAAAGCCATCTTGGATGGTACGCAACCACGCCAGTTAAGTCTGCAGGATATGCAAACCCCATTTCCCGATATTTGGGATGAGCAATTAAAGCATTTTGGATTTGCCTAATCTCCCTTCGGTGAAATTTCACCGAACACTCTGAAATTTTTTTCAAAAAAATTCGCACCCACCAAAGCCCCGCCTGTCGGGGCTTTTTTTGTTTTTTGCAGCGCTTTGAATAGCCCGTCTCACCGGGCCTCCAGTGAGTTTTCGCCAGTCCCAGTTGACCCGCCCGCGTGGCGGCTAACCGCAACTGGAGACGAAAACCATGAGCAAAAACAACTATGAAGGAATCCATCCTTATGTCGTAAACCAAGTCCGTTATCACGCACGCAGCCTGATGCGGCACTCCGCCATTCATGGCGTAGAAGTCGAGGACCTAGAGCAAGAGCTGATGCTGGATTATCTATCCCGCAAGCAGGCTTATGATCCTGAAAAAGCAAAATGGTCGACCTTTGCTGATCGCATCCTCAACCACAAATGCGCCAGCCTGATTGAGGCCGCCCGCGCCCAAAAGCGTGGGTCCGGCATCAGTGATTTTTCACTTGATGCATGGCTAGAGGATAAGGACGGCGAAGACAACGCCTTGCCTGATCCCGCAACCGAAGACCTGACCAGCCGCGACCTACAAATTGACCTTGAACAGGCCGTTCAGCAGATGCCGCCGCATCTGGTGTTGCTGCTGGTTGATCTGCGGACGCTCAGCATCAGTGAAATCTCACGCAAAACCAAAACCCCACGCTCGACCCTCTACGGGACGCTGTCCGAACTTCGCGGATCGCTGAAGGAGCGTGGCTTTGCGGAATATCTGCACTGAGCCGCCGACAGTTTTTGAGCCCTCTCGGTAAGTAACTCTTTGAAGGCAAGAAAACATGCCGGGTTCTCGCGGAAATACAAGACCCCACAAGGAAATACCGCGACCGCTTTGCTCTTTGGGCGGCGTCAGAACCCGGCAGCCGAAACGACATGACCAAAGAGCAATTTTTAACCCACGAAATCAAGGAGGTTTTATGTTTAAGCTATCGTTACAAAAGCTGATTAAAGACAGCTACTACGCCAAACATGTTCCGGCATTTATTCAAATTCCAGAACTTGGTGCTATTCCTGAAGACACCACCAAACCTATCCATGAGGCAACGCTGGATGATCTGGCCTTTGCCGCACAGGCTTTGGATAAAGAACAAAGCGCCATTTACAAGCGCTTGTCTGCCATCCGTGAGCTTTATACGGAAGCACGTTCCAAAGGCGCATTAGGCGCTGAAAATATTGTGGATGCACTCTCCCGCAAAGGAGGTGCCCAATGAGCCTTCCTATCATCTCAGCCGATGAACGCTTGAAAGAAACCAAGGGCATTAAAGGATGCATCTTCGGTAAAAGCGGTATCGGCAAAACATCACTGCTCTGGACGCTTCCTGCAGAAAAGACGCTGTTCTTTGATCTTGAGGCTGGTGATCTGGCCATCGAAGGTTGGCAAGGCGATACCATCCGTCTGCGCACATGGCAGGACTGCCGTGATATTGCAGCCTTTATTGGCGGCCCAAACCCGGCCTTGCGTGATGAGCAGCCATACAGCCAAGCCCATTATGATGCCGTCACGGCCAAGTATGGTGATGCCAATAATCCAAATAATAGTGCGCTAGATAAATACGACACGATCTTCATCGACAGTATCACCGTTGCCGGACGCTTGTGTTTCAACTGGTGCAAGGGACAGCCACAGGCATTTTCTGACAAAACAGGCAAGCCTGATACGCGAGGTGCTTACGGCCTGCATGGTCAGGAAATGATCGCGTGGCTTACACATCTCCAACACACACGCGGCAAGAATATCTGGTTTGTCGGCATCTTGGACGAAAAGATCGATGACTTTAATCGCCGTTTCTTCCAGCCACAAATTGAAGGCAGCAAAACTGCGTTAGAGCTTCCCGGTATTGTCGATCAGGTCATCACTATGACCGAGATGACAAGCCCCGAAGGCAAGTCATTCCGCGCCTTTATCTGCCACACCATCAATGATGCCGGATATCCGGCCAAGGATCGTT encodes:
- a CDS encoding recombinase family protein encodes the protein MSTTTPKKRCAIYTRKSTEEGLDMEFNSLDAQREACESYIASQKHEGWFQLPDEYDDGGFTGGNMDRPALKRLMDDIKSGLIDTVVVYKVDRLSRSLADFAKLIDLFDEHKVSFVSVTQQFNTTTSMGRLTLNILLSFAQFEREVIGERIRDKLAASKRKGMWMGGVTPMGYVVKNRELVIEPDEAEGIRKIFDLFLMTKSPTEMAKMLPRMGVLSKKRTTKNGRVIGGKALDKGGLYKILQNPIYIGKIKHKDQIYEGRHPAIIDMDTWNKVRAIMKENTINRGAITRKKTKAILMGLLKCGECECSLVPSHTRKKGGRLYRYYTCEHYRKGINPDCKVRNVSASEMEALILAQLQAVFASPEMIVETWREAYKEDESVTETEVRDALGNIVPIWKELFPAEQQRILELMIEKVIVNYEYVDVRIRADGMLSLARELDEQEKRLQGISTKQLEEQAWMHA
- a CDS encoding DUF2924 domain-containing protein, with protein sequence MDKTLLARVAALPNMPLSDLKALWRDVYQDEPPGGHKSHIVRRLAYRLQELAYGVDPQIENRIEQQANDLFGSGKKAKSKRKTQYQRPIPGTKLVREYKGIEYQVTILEEGYEYAGCLYKSLSKVALAITGSSWSGPAFFGLNNKAQGGKH
- a CDS encoding ATP-binding protein, producing MSLPIISADERLKETKGIKGCIFGKSGIGKTSLLWTLPAEKTLFFDLEAGDLAIEGWQGDTIRLRTWQDCRDIAAFIGGPNPALRDEQPYSQAHYDAVTAKYGDANNPNNSALDKYDTIFIDSITVAGRLCFNWCKGQPQAFSDKTGKPDTRGAYGLHGQEMIAWLTHLQHTRGKNIWFVGILDEKIDDFNRRFFQPQIEGSKTALELPGIVDQVITMTEMTSPEGKSFRAFICHTINDAGYPAKDRSGRLDLMEEPHLGRLMQKIAGKAKPVAERLTFSIEQDAPASSTPDSQHNNETQGGQE
- the lexA gene encoding transcriptional repressor LexA, whose translation is MEQLTNAQNTLLQAIERLKRAMGMSPTVQELAVELGVKAPSVFEGLKRLEDKGYIRRQARKARSIEILHAQTPDKTNLTAVPVLGMVAAGQPILALENKIGQVMVPNNVLRGKCFALKVQGDSMIDADIFEGDYVVVRQQPIAENSDIVVAMVGEEATVKRLSIEGEHIELRPENQKLKPIIIGQQDELKIIGKVLHVCSGVDTEALLDEPPRRITT
- a CDS encoding sigma-70 family RNA polymerase sigma factor, giving the protein MSKNNYEGIHPYVVNQVRYHARSLMRHSAIHGVEVEDLEQELMLDYLSRKQAYDPEKAKWSTFADRILNHKCASLIEAARAQKRGSGISDFSLDAWLEDKDGEDNALPDPATEDLTSRDLQIDLEQAVQQMPPHLVLLLVDLRTLSISEISRKTKTPRSTLYGTLSELRGSLKERGFAEYLH